Proteins co-encoded in one Apis cerana isolate GH-2021 unplaced genomic scaffold, AcerK_1.0 Chr0_AcerK, whole genome shotgun sequence genomic window:
- the LOC133667560 gene encoding LOW QUALITY PROTEIN: uncharacterized protein LOC133667560 (The sequence of the model RefSeq protein was modified relative to this genomic sequence to represent the inferred CDS: inserted 4 bases in 4 codons), which translates to MIWHVQNENFILDSTRIFMKAFHLLLFDGSLIFPECILIFGLILLLMIDSTSDQKDIPWLYFISSTSLVMSITALLFRWREEPMISFSGNFQTNNFNEIFQFLILLCSTLCIPLSVEYIECTEMAITEFLLFVLTATLGGMFLCGANDLITIFVAPECFSLCSYLLSGYTKKDVRSNEATMKYLLMGGASSSILVHGFSWLYGLSXGEIELQEIVNGLINTQMYNSPGISIALIFITVGIGFKLSPAPSHQWTPDVYEGVRFVREIPTXSISEMFGFFKTPWTCRREMLSPTPVVAFLSVTSKVAASASATRIFDIPFYFSSNEWHLLLEILAILSMILGNIIAITQTSMKRMLAYSSIGQIGYVIIGIIVGDSNNGYASMITYMLFYISMNLGAFACIVLFGLRTGTDNIRDYAGLYTKDPFXALSLALCLLSLGGLPPLAXFFGKLYLFWCGWRAGLYSLVLIGLLTSVVSIYYYLKIIKLLMTGRNQEITPHVRNYRRSPLRSNNSIELSMIVCVIASTIPGISMNPIIAITQDTLF; encoded by the exons ATGATCTGGCATGTACAGAATGAAAACTTCATTCTCGATTCTacgagaatttttatgaaagccTTTCATTTGCTTCTCTTCGATGGAAGTTTGATTTTCCCAGAATGTATCCTAATTTTTGGCCTAATTCTTCTTCTGATGATCGATTCAACCTCTGATCAAAAAGATATACCTTGGTTATATTTCATCTCTTCAACAAGTTTAGTAATGAGCATAACGGCCCTATTGTTCCGATGGAGAGAAGAACCTATGATTAGCTTTTCGGGAAATTTCCAAACGAACAATTTCAACgaaatctttcaatttcttattttactaTGTTCAACTCTATGTATTCCTCTATCCGTAGAGTACATTGAATGTACAGAAATGGCTATAACAGAGTTTCTCTTATTCGTATTAACAGCTACTCTAGGAGGAATGTTTTTATGTGGTGCTAACGATTTAATAACTATCTTTGTAGCTCCAGAATGTTTCAGTTTATGCTCCTACCTATTATCTGGATATACCAAGAAAGATGTACGGTCTAATGAGGCtactatgaaatatttactcATGGGTGGGGCAAGCTCTTCTATTCTGGTTCATGGTTTCTCTTGGCTATATGGTTTAT GGGGAGAGATCGAGCTTCAAGAAATAGTGAATGGTCTTATCAATACACAAATGTATAACTCCCCGGGAATTTCAATTGCGCTCATATTTATCACTGTAGGAATTGGGTTCAAGCTTTCCCCAGCCCCTTCTCATCAATGGACTCCTGACGTATACGAAGGAGTGCGGTTCGTTCGAGAAATTCCTA TCTCTATCTCTGAGATGTTTGGATTTTTCAAAACTCCATGGACATGCAGAAGAGAAATGCT CTCTCCCACTCCAGTCGTTGCTTTTCTTTCTGTTACTTCGAAAGTAGCTGCTTCAGCTTCAGCCACtcgaatttttgatattcctttttatttctcatcaaACGAATGGCATCTTCTTCTGGAAATCCTAGCTATTCTTAGCATGATATTGGGAAATATCATTGCTATTACTCAAACAAGCATGAAACGTATGCTTGCATATTCGTCCATAGGTCAAATCGGATATgtaattattggaataattgtTGGAGACTCAAATAATGGATATGCAAGCATGATAACTTATATGTTGTTCTATATCTCCATGAATCTAGGAGCTTTTGCTTGCATTGTATTATTTGGTCTACGTACCGGAACTGATAACATTCGAGATTATGCAGGATTATACACGAAAGATCCTT TGGCTCTCTCTTTAGCCCTATGTCTCTTATCCCTAGGAGGTCTTCCTCCACTAG GGTTTTTCGGAAAACTCTATTTATTCTGGTGTGGATGGCGGGCAGGCCTATATTCCTTGGTTTTAATAGGACTCCTTACAAGCGTTGTTTCTATCTactattatctaaaaataatcaagttaTTAATGACTGGACGAAACCAAGAAATCACCCCTCACGTGCGAAATTATAGAAGATCTCCTTTAAGATCAAACAATTCCATCGAATTGAGTATGATTGTATGTGTGATAGCATCTACTATACCAGGAATATCAATGAACCctattattgcaattactCAGGATACCCTTTTTTAG
- the LOC133667559 gene encoding uncharacterized protein LOC133667559, with product MSRRGTAEEKTAKSDPIYRNRLVNMLVNRILKHGKKSLAYQIIYRAMKKIQQKTETNPLSVLRQAIRGVTPDIAVKARRVGGSTHQVPIEIGSTQGKALAIRWLLAASRKRPGRNMAFKLSSELVDAAKGSGDAIRKKEETHKMAEANRAFAHFR from the coding sequence ATGTCACGTCGAGGTACTGCAGAAGAAAAAACAGCAAAATCTGATCCAATTTATCGTAATCGATTAGTTAATATGTTGGTTAACCGTATTCTGAAACACGGAAAAAAATCATTGGCTTATCAAATTATCTATCGAGCCATGAAAAAGATTCAACAAAAGACAGAAACAAATCCACTATCTGTTTTACGTCAAGCAATACGTGGAGTAACTCCCGATATAGCAGTAAAAGCAAGACGTGTAGGTGGATCGACTCATCAAGTTCCCATTGAAATAGGATCCACACAAGGAAAAGCACTTGCCATTCGTTGGTTATTAGCGGCATCCCGAAAACGTCCGGGTCGAAATATGGCTTTCAAATTAAGTTCTGAATTAGTGGATGCGGCCAAAGGGAGTGGCGATGCCATACGCAAAAAGGAAGAGACTCATAAAATGGCAGAGGCAAATAGAGCTTTTGCACATTTTCGTTAA